The following coding sequences lie in one Alloacidobacterium dinghuense genomic window:
- a CDS encoding ABC transporter permease, translating into MDSLRGKLRALRMRLGGAFGAHRTRDEFAVELESHLQMHIEDNLRSGMSPEQARRDAYIKLGGLEQAKQAYRERSTVPLLENLWQDIRYGLRMLARHRGFASVAILTLAVGLGTTTTVFLWTDSVLLRPLSGVMQPERLVDFETVTPNGEFVPTSYPDYQDFRDHLKLLQKIAVMRPTALSVGHDDHAERAWGELVSGNFFDVLGAQAEIGRVFGPPEYDDKPGAFPVVVLSDRYWRSHYAADPAIVGKTIRVNRHELTVLGVAAPEFHGSMGAVAFDMWVPYMQQTVLNGVEPRMVLRNRQNRNMLGIARLKPGVTLEQARQELAALAGRMAVANADVSEGMSATLLPLNKSPYGPAAMLESPLRILMGVCVLVLLIVCVNIANLLLARATVREKEFSMRLALGAGRARLMRQVLTESLLLTSAGGVLGLVAAQWMSHTLQYLMPPGQMILGVKMGMGAVLNVRVLAFTAGLCGLVALTAGLFPALQSSRAGLSTKLNEAGRNGAAGRHRNKLRSVLVMAEVALALVALIGAGLFARGFAATMRIDPGFEPNHVLLGQFYLATSGYDLEQRKEFCRRLQQKMEAAPGVVQAAYSDGVPLGFEPSWWEDLRVEGYTPGPGENMKIFRNVVSPDYLNAMRIPLVEGRNFTEHDGENAQPVMIVNEAFARRFFAGRDPVGHRIHGWGMWFRVVGVAKDSKYHYLSESPLPYTYFPFRQVYREDMNLAFYVRTRGNPEHALPVLQAKVHELDPNVSVFDVSPLREFIGASLYPQKVAASLLTVMGGLAVLLAAIGLYSVMAYAVAQRTQEIGVRMALGARRTNVIAMVVRQGLMLAGAGLAVGALLSLAMARSIATLSFTDSGMGGGAKLIGGSSVADPLIYVCAVVFLFAVAAAAAYLPARRASRIDPMQALRAE; encoded by the coding sequence ATGGATTCGCTTCGAGGAAAACTGCGGGCACTACGGATGCGGCTCGGCGGCGCGTTCGGCGCTCATAGAACACGTGATGAGTTTGCGGTGGAGCTTGAGAGCCATCTGCAAATGCACATCGAGGACAATCTGCGTTCGGGCATGAGTCCGGAGCAGGCGCGCCGCGATGCGTATATCAAGCTCGGCGGGCTGGAGCAGGCAAAGCAGGCTTATCGAGAGCGGAGCACGGTTCCGCTACTTGAAAACTTGTGGCAGGATATTCGTTACGGGTTGCGGATGCTCGCGCGTCATCGTGGATTTGCCTCGGTGGCAATCCTGACGCTTGCGGTTGGCCTGGGCACAACCACAACTGTTTTTCTCTGGACCGACTCTGTGCTGCTGCGTCCGCTGAGCGGAGTAATGCAGCCGGAGAGGCTTGTGGATTTCGAGACAGTGACTCCGAATGGCGAGTTTGTGCCGACCTCGTATCCCGACTATCAGGATTTTCGCGATCACCTGAAGTTGCTCCAGAAGATTGCGGTGATGCGGCCCACTGCTCTCAGCGTGGGGCATGACGATCACGCGGAGCGGGCCTGGGGCGAACTGGTGTCGGGGAATTTCTTCGACGTGCTGGGTGCGCAGGCTGAGATTGGACGGGTTTTCGGCCCACCCGAATACGACGATAAGCCGGGAGCTTTTCCCGTAGTGGTGCTCAGCGATCGCTATTGGCGGTCGCACTACGCCGCAGACCCCGCCATCGTTGGCAAAACAATTCGTGTGAATCGCCATGAGTTGACAGTGCTGGGTGTGGCTGCTCCGGAATTTCATGGGTCGATGGGTGCGGTGGCGTTCGATATGTGGGTTCCGTATATGCAGCAAACGGTGCTGAATGGCGTCGAGCCTCGGATGGTGCTGCGCAATCGCCAGAACCGGAACATGCTGGGCATCGCGAGGCTGAAGCCGGGAGTGACGCTGGAGCAGGCAAGGCAGGAGCTGGCCGCGCTGGCCGGGCGGATGGCAGTTGCCAATGCGGACGTAAGCGAAGGAATGAGCGCGACGCTGCTGCCTCTGAACAAGTCTCCCTATGGGCCTGCGGCGATGCTGGAGTCTCCGCTGCGCATCCTGATGGGCGTGTGCGTGCTGGTGCTGTTGATTGTGTGCGTGAATATTGCGAACCTGCTGCTGGCGCGAGCGACGGTGCGCGAGAAAGAGTTCAGCATGCGTCTGGCGCTGGGAGCGGGACGCGCGCGGCTTATGCGCCAGGTGCTTACGGAAAGCCTGTTACTGACGTCTGCAGGCGGAGTGCTGGGCCTGGTTGCGGCTCAGTGGATGAGCCACACGCTTCAATATTTGATGCCTCCAGGCCAAATGATTCTGGGCGTGAAGATGGGGATGGGCGCTGTGCTGAATGTTCGCGTGCTGGCTTTTACTGCTGGCTTATGCGGGTTGGTGGCATTGACCGCCGGACTGTTTCCGGCATTGCAGTCGAGCCGGGCAGGTTTGAGCACAAAGCTGAACGAAGCAGGACGGAATGGAGCGGCAGGCAGGCACCGGAACAAACTGCGCTCTGTGCTGGTGATGGCTGAGGTTGCGCTGGCGCTGGTGGCGTTGATCGGGGCTGGTCTTTTTGCCCGTGGGTTTGCTGCGACCATGCGGATCGATCCGGGCTTTGAGCCGAATCACGTGCTTCTGGGCCAGTTTTATCTGGCGACGAGCGGGTATGACCTGGAGCAGCGCAAAGAATTCTGCCGCCGTTTGCAACAGAAGATGGAGGCGGCTCCGGGAGTCGTGCAGGCAGCTTATTCCGATGGTGTTCCGCTGGGCTTTGAGCCGAGCTGGTGGGAGGATCTGCGCGTGGAGGGCTATACGCCCGGTCCCGGCGAGAATATGAAAATCTTTCGCAACGTGGTTTCGCCTGATTATCTGAACGCGATGCGGATTCCTCTGGTGGAGGGGCGGAACTTTACCGAGCATGATGGTGAAAATGCGCAGCCGGTGATGATTGTGAATGAAGCCTTCGCGCGGAGGTTCTTTGCCGGACGCGATCCGGTCGGGCATCGCATCCATGGATGGGGCATGTGGTTTCGCGTAGTGGGAGTGGCAAAAGACAGCAAATATCACTACCTGAGCGAGTCGCCGCTGCCGTATACGTACTTTCCTTTCCGGCAGGTGTATCGCGAGGACATGAACCTGGCTTTCTATGTGCGTACGCGGGGTAATCCTGAGCATGCGCTGCCGGTGCTGCAGGCGAAGGTCCACGAGCTTGATCCGAATGTTTCTGTGTTCGATGTCTCGCCGCTGCGGGAGTTTATCGGGGCATCGCTGTATCCGCAGAAGGTGGCGGCGAGTCTGCTGACGGTGATGGGAGGCCTGGCGGTCCTGCTGGCAGCGATTGGCCTGTACAGCGTGATGGCGTATGCGGTGGCGCAGAGAACGCAGGAGATCGGTGTGCGCATGGCGCTGGGAGCGCGGCGTACTAACGTGATCGCAATGGTGGTGCGGCAGGGGTTGATGCTGGCAGGCGCCGGGCTGGCTGTGGGCGCGTTGCTGTCGCTGGCGATGGCGCGCAGTATTGCGACCTTATCTTTCACGGATTCGGGAATGGGCGGCGGCGCGAAGCTGATCGGCGGCAGCAGTGTTGCCGATCCTCTGATTTATGTGTGCGCGGTGGTGTTTTTATTTGCGGTTGCGGCAGCAGCGGCGTATCTGCCGGCGCGGCGAGCCTCGCGTATCGACCCCATGCAAGCACTGCGGGCAGAATAA
- a CDS encoding PadR family transcriptional regulator: protein MGDKTDVWQGTLALMVLKTLETMGPIHGYGIARRIEQTSGHLLSLNYGTLYPALLKLEQEGYIASEWGLSENNRKAKFYKLTRAGRKQLEREARDWEQATAILARFLSPAEES from the coding sequence ATGGGAGATAAAACCGACGTTTGGCAGGGAACTCTGGCGCTGATGGTTCTGAAAACGCTGGAAACGATGGGGCCGATTCACGGATATGGCATCGCGCGGCGGATTGAACAGACGAGCGGCCATCTATTGTCGCTGAACTATGGGACGCTGTATCCGGCTCTGCTGAAGCTGGAGCAGGAAGGCTACATCGCTTCGGAGTGGGGATTGTCTGAGAACAATCGCAAAGCGAAGTTCTACAAGCTGACACGCGCGGGAAGAAAGCAACTGGAGCGTGAGGCGCGTGACTGGGAGCAGGCGACGGCCATTCTTGCGCGGTTTCTCTCGCCTGCCGAGGAGTCGTAA
- a CDS encoding metal-dependent hydrolase family protein, which translates to MTTIARRFLCLFLPALLLPLLPVAAQQPPTRTLIRAGHVIDVHTGNQSADQTIIVTGDSITAVAPTASTPTQTGDKEIDLRSMTVLPGLIDVHTHLTMDTNFDPYHELSTSVAKSALIGARNAKVTLEAGFTTVRNVGADGYADVDLRDAINEGLVEGPHMQVSGPLLGITGGHCDDNLLPFQFHQTTDGVADGVEAVQHKVREVIKYGADLIKVCATGGVLSKGDDPQASQYTLEELKAIVADAHRLGRKVAAHAHGAQGILWATEAGVDSIEHGSYMNDEDIAAMKQHGTYFVPTAYLIDWMQQYGNLPAFYKQKMKDVSAVEKANAKKAIAAGVKVALGTDAAVYPHGLNAHELDVYVNQFGMTPLAALQTATLNAADLMSWTSHVGSLEPGKWADVIAVNGDPLKDIRLLQNVQFVMKSGVVYKSVTGTAAQ; encoded by the coding sequence ATGACAACCATCGCCCGCCGTTTTCTTTGCCTGTTTTTGCCAGCCCTGCTGCTTCCACTCTTGCCAGTCGCAGCGCAACAACCACCGACGCGAACGCTCATCCGCGCCGGGCACGTCATCGACGTACACACCGGCAACCAATCCGCAGACCAGACCATCATCGTCACCGGCGACAGCATCACAGCCGTCGCGCCGACAGCTTCCACGCCAACCCAGACAGGTGATAAAGAGATCGATCTGCGCAGCATGACCGTGCTTCCCGGCCTCATCGATGTGCACACACACCTCACGATGGACACGAATTTCGACCCGTATCACGAACTCTCGACCAGCGTCGCCAAGAGCGCCCTGATCGGCGCTCGCAATGCCAAGGTTACGCTCGAAGCTGGATTCACTACCGTCCGCAATGTCGGCGCCGATGGTTACGCAGATGTCGATCTACGCGACGCTATCAATGAAGGCCTGGTCGAAGGTCCCCACATGCAGGTCAGCGGTCCGCTGCTCGGCATCACCGGAGGCCACTGCGACGACAATCTTCTTCCCTTCCAATTCCATCAGACCACAGACGGCGTAGCAGACGGTGTTGAAGCCGTGCAGCATAAGGTTCGCGAGGTCATCAAATATGGCGCAGACCTCATCAAGGTCTGCGCCACCGGCGGCGTCCTGTCCAAAGGCGACGATCCACAGGCCTCCCAGTACACTCTCGAAGAGTTAAAAGCCATCGTCGCCGATGCACACCGTCTCGGCCGCAAAGTAGCCGCCCACGCTCATGGAGCGCAGGGCATCCTTTGGGCCACGGAAGCGGGCGTCGACTCCATCGAGCACGGCTCCTACATGAACGACGAAGACATCGCCGCCATGAAGCAGCACGGCACCTACTTCGTGCCTACCGCATACTTAATCGACTGGATGCAGCAGTACGGAAACCTGCCCGCGTTCTACAAACAAAAAATGAAAGACGTGAGCGCCGTTGAAAAAGCAAACGCCAAGAAAGCCATTGCAGCCGGCGTAAAGGTAGCGCTCGGCACAGACGCCGCCGTCTATCCGCACGGACTCAACGCCCATGAGTTGGACGTCTACGTGAATCAGTTCGGCATGACACCGCTCGCCGCCCTGCAAACAGCAACCCTCAACGCCGCCGACCTCATGAGTTGGACAAGCCACGTAGGCTCGCTCGAGCCTGGCAAATGGGCCGACGTTATCGCAGTCAATGGCGATCCGCTCAAAGACATCCGCCTGCTCCAGAACGTCCAGTTCGTCATGAAATCCGGCGTCGTCTACAAAAGCGTCACCGGGACCGCGGCGCAATGA
- a CDS encoding methyltransferase family protein, whose amino-acid sequence MKATQFEFRFRVVIAFLLYVLGFWAPWARYLGGSGRVSTTWLELPGALASAHWLSLENATILVTVIALACAIKGTIFRVWGTAYLGTAIVHDKSMHGAGVVAAGPYRYTRNPLYMGTLIFAIAVSILMPPTGAIFFLAAQAIFYYRLILGEEAYLATQQGEAYLAYKQKVPRFWRSLRARVPAAPAKPQWLTSLLAESYYVGFTACFAILAWRYNAYLLIKCIIICFGASLVIRAILPQTPKHD is encoded by the coding sequence ATGAAGGCAACGCAGTTTGAATTTCGCTTCCGCGTCGTAATCGCCTTCCTGCTTTACGTCCTAGGCTTCTGGGCCCCGTGGGCGCGATACCTCGGCGGCTCTGGTCGCGTCTCCACCACGTGGCTCGAGCTACCCGGCGCACTCGCCAGCGCTCACTGGCTCTCGCTCGAAAACGCGACCATCCTGGTCACCGTCATCGCACTCGCATGCGCCATCAAGGGAACGATCTTCCGCGTCTGGGGCACTGCTTATCTCGGAACCGCCATTGTGCACGACAAGTCCATGCACGGCGCAGGAGTCGTGGCCGCCGGCCCCTATCGCTACACCCGCAACCCGCTCTACATGGGCACGCTCATCTTTGCGATTGCCGTCTCGATCCTGATGCCACCCACCGGAGCCATCTTCTTCCTCGCCGCGCAAGCCATTTTCTACTACCGCCTCATCCTCGGCGAGGAAGCCTACCTTGCCACGCAGCAAGGCGAAGCCTACCTCGCATACAAACAGAAGGTCCCGCGTTTCTGGCGCAGCCTGCGTGCCCGCGTTCCGGCGGCTCCGGCTAAACCGCAATGGCTCACCAGCCTGCTGGCAGAAAGCTACTACGTCGGCTTTACCGCGTGTTTCGCCATTCTCGCGTGGCGCTATAACGCTTACCTGCTGATCAAGTGCATCATCATATGTTTCGGGGCATCATTAGTCATTCGGGCTATACTGCCCCAGACACCAAAACATGATTGA
- a CDS encoding MarC family protein, with amino-acid sequence MIDILHDIAAVAESTTLVVGALFPIVNPLGSAAIFINMIGGVEQPLQRALSQKIAIYSFFLLVCSLLWGVKILTFFGISIYAVQIGGGLVVAATGWTLLAQGSSGVNTKTVGEENILDHAFYPYTLPITVGPGSISVAITLGAHLPAELHTDSIFSPKVLIAALVGIALVCFIVFICYRYASAAERLLGSAGTSVVMRLSSFILMCIGVQIVASGIKAYLATVHQL; translated from the coding sequence ATGATTGATATCTTGCATGACATTGCTGCCGTTGCCGAATCCACGACCCTCGTCGTCGGCGCCCTCTTTCCCATCGTCAATCCGCTGGGAAGCGCGGCCATCTTCATCAACATGATCGGAGGAGTCGAGCAGCCGCTGCAGCGCGCTCTCTCCCAAAAGATCGCGATTTACAGCTTCTTTCTGCTCGTCTGCTCACTGTTGTGGGGCGTAAAGATTCTCACCTTCTTCGGCATCTCGATCTACGCGGTCCAAATCGGCGGAGGGCTGGTCGTGGCGGCCACCGGATGGACTCTGCTGGCGCAGGGGAGCAGCGGCGTCAACACAAAAACTGTCGGCGAGGAAAACATCCTCGACCATGCCTTCTATCCCTACACGCTGCCTATCACCGTTGGTCCCGGATCCATCTCCGTGGCCATCACTCTTGGCGCGCATCTGCCCGCGGAGTTGCACACCGACTCAATTTTTTCTCCCAAAGTGCTGATCGCCGCGCTTGTGGGCATCGCGCTCGTTTGCTTCATCGTATTCATCTGCTACCGCTACGCCAGCGCAGCCGAACGCCTGCTGGGAAGCGCCGGCACCTCGGTCGTGATGCGCCTGTCATCCTTCATTCTGATGTGCATTGGTGTGCAGATTGTCGCCAGCGGCATCAAGGCCTATCTGGCAACCGTTCATCAACTCTGA
- a CDS encoding HU family DNA-binding protein, translating into MATGMTKTALVRHIAEKLELTNKQAAGFLDLLAETAIKETKKNGLFVIPGLGRLVKAERKARIGRNPQTGEQIKIKAKTVVKFRVAKAAKDVIAPPKK; encoded by the coding sequence ATGGCAACTGGAATGACCAAAACAGCCCTTGTCCGCCACATTGCGGAGAAGCTCGAACTCACCAACAAGCAGGCGGCTGGATTCCTTGATCTGCTTGCGGAAACAGCGATCAAGGAAACGAAGAAGAACGGCCTCTTCGTAATTCCCGGACTCGGACGCCTGGTGAAGGCGGAGCGCAAAGCGCGCATCGGCCGCAACCCGCAGACCGGCGAACAGATCAAGATCAAGGCGAAGACTGTGGTGAAGTTCCGCGTGGCGAAGGCTGCGAAGGACGTTATCGCTCCGCCGAAGAAGTAG